The following coding sequences lie in one Fusarium poae strain DAOMC 252244 chromosome 1, whole genome shotgun sequence genomic window:
- a CDS encoding hypothetical protein (TransMembrane:2 (i151-181o201-222i)~BUSCO:9293at5125), whose protein sequence is MPRAPGSSKRQQGAASHRDNRHENGLVGPAKRSNDKKGSGQLDNSARRSDQGASGAPGQSTPVNGHASSPYKQCVYDATNDTRNDDHRRSSLDAVSEMSSDSSTTTGPSGVDSSHRQIDVNAMKNADVHRDSGPFDLATTVLKSLPMQDTLAILIILMHVPSLSLTVIYTIFTFLTFVPPVTTSSGMNINLAEIFDGNSTMPSLVTVLCVDFFFLLIWLFLWGPIQDAILDFAKPVIAITLGGGTSARDGTSRGLTTCFTWVIGHHLLRGTKNHWGRVARHIPEHWRVPNVFSSSLEATSSTYDKMSAYGWVRSVLAIHILTQGIVRYIREWYLRREKANSSVGASDPEAGKPPSVAGDTTNEGGFSTPDTETGTSSTSTAPTTKKRRKQSTQVRLQQPLWAALASTKIVVVKEYELSHAASESAGTNATDIHNLGNAPFNNQPNQIWISYIGSDEVCFNTSYFPEIDDDETRSVESSGEDSRPANIDTSKPFYVRVNNAVWQPTRMFPIEESPEDSHEGVRWTGDIYGLRPASKYVCEFLDSQTDEVLFSTSIRTVQATQREADGVPPPVTNAQRSLHPDSPATTLRTSIAAVEAKLGEEKSRLKTLRKEYKNRANALRKDNELTDNQLSSAGNHDEKYRQKIRQQETQKAQAERDTQQLTEQLKNFDTAPELAERKKKVEKQFSSEKKVFEAAQKTFKEYKTGLEKEIKAKEVEKSNLNTRRNKVATRIAKVENELANINDANNRGLDEAERRNQQRSHWQVHVAGIEANYNERLAHVRADNAGKSEEIRHFQMQLMSMHEFMTSGNGMSYEMMPPLDAGHPQLGPPFQPATSSTWNPDPTVPPHYPTGLWSASDNMLPSASAPTLPSLSPWQPPPTAPPFEPRMNRSRGRSSSMLSNISGFTQSSGEDYASPPMDSYQVKHIWASRTKASGGGSSGSGSNGDPTSPR, encoded by the coding sequence ATGCCTCGCGCTCCAGGTTCGAGTAAGCGACAGCAAGGCGCCGCCAGTCACCGCGACAATCGCCATGAGAATGGGCTTGTAGGCCCTGCCAAGCGTTCCAACGACAAAAAGGGCTCAGGACAGCTCGATAACTCTGCCCGACGATCTGACCAAGGTGCTTCCGGTGCCCCTGGACAATCAACGCCCGTCAACGGTCACGCCAGCAGCCCGTACAAGCAGTGTGTCTATGATGCAACCAACGATACCCGTAACGACGACCACCGACGCTCTTCTCTCGACGCTGTCTCCGAGATGTCATCCGATTCATCCACCACCACTGGCCCTAGTGGTGTCGACTCTAGCCACCGCCAGATCGACGTCAATGCCATGAAGAACGCTGATGTCCACCGTGACTCGGGCCCGTTTGATCTTGCAACTACTGTCCTCAAGTCTCTTCCTATGCAGGACACGCTCGCTATTCTCATCATTCTTATGCATGTTCCATCGCTCTCACTTACCGTTATATACACCATCTTTACGTTCCTTACCTTTGTTCCTCCTGTCACCACCAGTTCCGGCATGAATATTAACTTGGCCGAGATTTTTGATGGCAACTCGACTATGCCCTCTCTTGTTACAGTTTTATGCGTCgactttttcttccttctgaTATGGCTCTTTCTGTGGGGTCCGATCCAGGACGCTATCCTGGATTTTGCTAAGCCAGTCATTGCTATTACTTTGGGAGGGGGAACAAGCGCAAGAGATGGGACTTCTAGGGGACTCACCACATGCTTCACGTGGGTGATAGGCCATCATCTGCTCCGAGGGACCAAAAACCATTGGGGTCGTGTGGCTCGCCATATACCTGAACATTGGCGTGTGCCAAATGTTTTCAGCAGTTCACTCGAAGCTACTTCCAGCACATATGATAAAATGAGTGCATACGGATGGGTCAGGAGTGTTCTAGCTATACACATCCTGACCCAAGGCATCGTACGATATATCCGAGAATGGTATCTAAGGCGTGAAAAGGCCAATTCTTCCGTTGGTGCCAGTGATCCAGAGGCTGGAAAGCCACCTAGTGTGGCTGGCGACACGACCAATGAAGGGGGGTTTTCAACGCCTGATACCGAAACAGGGACATCGTCGACGTCTACGGCACCTACGaccaaaaaaagaagaaagcaaAGCACTCAAGTTCGTCTTCAGCAACCGCTGTGGGCAGCATTGGCAAGCACCAAAATTGTGGTGGTGAAGGAGTATGAGTTGTCCCATGCAGCTTCAGAGTCAGCTGGGACAAATGCTACCGACATTCACAATCTTGGCAATGCCCCTTTCAACAATCAACCCAATCAAATTTGGATTTCCTACATTGGTAGCGATGAAGTATGTTTTAACACTAGCTATTTTCCCGAAatcgacgatgacgagaCACGCTCTGTTGAATCCTCAGGCGAGGATTCAAGACCCGCCAACATTGACACCTCAAAGCCATTCTACGTCAGAGTCAATAATGCTGTTTGGCAGCCCACACGCATGTTTCCAATCGAGGAGTCTCCCGAAGATTCTCACGAAGGCGTACGCTGGACAGGCGATATCTACGGACTCAGGCCCGCATCCAAATATGTCTGTGAATTTCTTGATAGCCAAACTGATGAAGTTCTGTTCTCAACCAGTATCAGAACTGTTCAGGCGACTCAGCGCGAGGCGGACGGCGTCCCGCCTCCTGTGACTAATGCCCAGCGCTCTCTTCATCCGGATTCACCTGCCACGACATTGAGAACATCGATTGCCGCGGTCGAGGCTAAGCTTGGCGAAGAGAAGTCCCGCCTCAAGACTCTGCGAAAGGAATACAAGAACCGCGCCAACGCACTGCGGAAGGACAATGAGTTGACGGACAATCAGCTCTCCTCGGCTGGAAACCATGACGAAAAGTATCGACAGAAGATTCGTCAGCAAGAAACCCAAAAAGCCCAGGCAGAGCGTGACACCCAACAGCTTACTGAACAACTCAAAAACTTTGACACTGCTCCTGAACTTGCTGAACGAAAAAAGAAGGTCGAGAAGCAGTTCAGCAGTGAGAAGAAGGTTTTTGAGGCAGCGCAAAAGACTTTCAAGGAGTACAAGACCGGGCTCGAGAAAGAAATCAAAGCTAAGGAAGTCGAGAAATCAAACCTCAACACCCGTCGAAATAAGGTCGCCACGCGTATTGCCAAGGTTGAGAACGAGCTTGCCAACATCAACGATGCGAACAACCGTGGCCTGGACGAGGCGGAACGACGTAACCAACAGCGTTCTCACTGGCAAGTTCATGTTGCCGGCATCGAAGCTAACTACAACGAGCGACTGGCCCATGTCCGTGCCGATAATGCCGGTAAGAGCGAGGAGATTCGGCACTTTCAAATGCAGTTGATGAGTATGCACGAGTTTATGACCTCGGGCAATGGCATGTCATACGAAATGATGCCGCCTCTCGATGCTGGCCACCCACAGCTTGGACCTCCTTTCCAGCCTGCGACTTCGAGTACCTGGAACCCTGATCCTACGGTTCCTCCTCACTACCCAACTGGTCTCTGGTCGGCTTCTGACAACATGCTTCCTTCGGCTTCGGCTCCCACGCTCCCGTCCCTGTCCCCTTGGCAACCTCCCCCAACCGCCCCACCATTTGAGCCGCGCATGAACCGCTCGCGTGGACGCAGTTCAAGTATGCTCAGTAACATCAGCGGCTTTACGCAGTCGAGCGGCGAGGATTATGCATCACCCCCCATGGACTCTTACCAGGTCAAGCACATCTGGGCGAGTCGCACCAAGGCCAGCGGTGGCGGTAGCagcggcagcggcagcaaTGGTGATCCGACAAGCCCCAGATGA